The Phaeocystidibacter marisrubri genomic interval AGTGCATCTGGCGCGAGGTCTAACATAATGTGGCGAGCGCGAATGTCCCAATGCATATGCTGATAAGCCTCTTGAAGAACTTCTTCATTCACTTCCTTGAGCGTCATGTACGGACGAGCGAGTTGCTCTTGATAAGAATTGAATTCACGGGTGAATTTTCGGGTGGTGTCCATCCCCATCATTTCCGCTTCGTGAACTTTCAGCTTAAAATTGATATACAAATCCAAGTACTCACGCGGAGTTTTAGGATCGATATCTCTGCCAATATCCTTGTTCTTGTTGTACACGTAAGAGAACTCCTCTACAGTAACAGGCTCACCATCAACTGAAAACAGAACAGCTTCTTGAGCCGAAAGTGTAAATGAAATGCCTAGGGCAAGTGCGAGATATGTAAACTTCATACAGTTGTAAATTCTAAGAAGGGTAGCAAATATAAGCAATGAGTGTTGGAGGAACTTGTGAAAAAACTGCTAATAATCAAAAGAAAAAGGCCCTGTTCCTACAAGACCTTTCCTAAGTACATTCTTTCGTTCCGCTCAACGCGGAAAAATGCAATGTATTTAAATCATTGGAAAACTAAACGGCGTGTTTAAGTTCCTAGTTTCTGAGCAGCCTAGACGATAGACTAATCCTATTTCATGGGCTCCATTTACGCCGCCTCCAAAGCTGTTATTGGTGAAATCGTAGCTATATGAAATGGATAGAGGAAATGTCGGAAATGAGTAGCCTATTGCGGTGATGACAGCATCGGGATTCGTACTCGAATACCTTCCTCCTATACCGAACATCCAATTAGAACGAGACACATTGACCATCAATGTGGTGTAACCTCTTCCCTCCTGTTCTTGATGAATGAAATGCGGATTGATGATGGTTCTTGCCCCAGAGAGTGACTTGTGCACCAATATGTTATAGCCAGCCTGTACGCTGTATTTGAGCGGTACGCTAAATTCTTGGGATTCCATAAAGAGGTTCTGAACAGACACGCCTAGGTAATAAAATTCACTGTAAGCAACAATACCAAGCCCCAATCCCATGGATGAGCCAATCCATTGATCATTGGTTGCTGTTGTAGGGGATTGACGAACAAATCCATAGAATTGATCAATCTGATCTGGATAAGATAATCTCCCCGTGTGTATGC includes:
- a CDS encoding PorP/SprF family type IX secretion system membrane protein, with protein sequence MILKPLRSILLLTSVLVFVSGYSQDAFFGQLNANRTYFNPAFSGLSTCQNITLNYRNQFPSLGVYQTLRGSYDAQVSSLNGGLGLQYIYDSQNNDAIEITYLDAKYSYQLPVNKYLNFSFGMEASYRHLRIHTGRLSYPDQIDQFYGFVRQSPTTATNDQWIGSSMGLGLGIVAYSEFYYLGVSVQNLFMESQEFSVPLKYSVQAGYNILVHKSLSGARTIINPHFIHQEQEGRGYTTLMVNVSRSNWMFGIGGRYSSTNPDAVITAIGYSFPTFPLSISYSYDFTNNSFGGGVNGAHEIGLVYRLGCSETRNLNTPFSFPMI